The following coding sequences lie in one Benincasa hispida cultivar B227 chromosome 6, ASM972705v1, whole genome shotgun sequence genomic window:
- the LOC120079742 gene encoding translation factor GUF1 homolog, mitochondrial isoform X2, with the protein MGFLRKTSQNIKPKCFHLWRTSSFLRSIIVNSRLCPHRFALTHSFCSPSRQNVKEVGIDLTQYPPERIRNFSIIAHVDHGKSTLADRLLELTGTIKRGHGQPQYLDKLQVERERGITVKAQTATMFHKHNLVGNNTSEQPPFLINLIDTPGHVDFSYEVSRSLAACQGALLVVDAAQGVQAQTVANFYLAFESNLAIIPVINKIDQPTADPDRVKAQLKSMFDLEPTHALLTSAKTGQGLEHVLPAIIERIPPPPGKSSSPLRMLLLDSYYDEYKGVICHVAVVDGVLHKGDKISSAATGQAYEVLDVGIMHPELTSTGILLTGQVGYVVSGMRSTKEARIGDTLHQSKTVVEPLPGFKPVKHMVFSGLYPADGSDFDALNHAIERLTCNDASVSVTKETSTALGLGFRCGFLGLLHMDVFHQRLEQEYGAHVISTVPTVPYIFEYSDGSKVQVQNPSALPSNPKKRVTAGWEPTVLATIIIPSEYVGAVITLCSERRGQQLEYSFIDSQRAFMKYRLPLREIVVDFYNELKSITSGYASFDYEDSELFLVGCADMLRFSRLCDMIASSIYRWIDGWV; encoded by the exons ATGGGTTTTCTGAGAAAAACGTCTCAAAACATAAAACCTAAATGCTTCCATCTATGGCGAACCTCCTCTTTTCTTAGAAGCATTATTGTAAATTCTAGGCTTTGTCCTCATCGTTtcgctttgacccattcatttTGTTCTCCTTCTCGCCAAAACGTCAAAGAAGTTGGTATTGATTTAACGCAGTACCCTCCCGAACGAATTAGGAACTTTTCTATAATCGCCCATGTGGATCACGGCAAGTCTACACTGGCTGATCGTCTCTTGGAGCTCACTGGTACTATTAAACGAGGTCATGGTCAGCCTCAATACCTCGATAAGTTGCAG GTGGAGAGGGAGAGGGGAATTACTGTTAAAGCTCAGACTGCAACAATGTTTCACAAGCATAATCTTGTTGGTAATAACACTAGCGAACAGCCTCCATTTTTGATAAACCTTATTGACACCCCTGGCCATGTTGATTTTAGCTATGAAGTATCGAGATCCTTAGCAGCTTGCCAAGGTGCTCTTCTAGTTGTGGATGCTGCCCAAGGTGTCCAAGCACAAACAGTGGCTAATTTTTATCTTGCTTTTGAATCTAATTTAGCAATTATACCAGTTATTAACAAAATTGACCAGCCAACTGCTGATCCTGATCGTGTTAAAGCTCAACTGAAATCAATGTTTGATCTAGAACCTACACATGCTCTGTTGACATCTGCCAAAACGGGGCAAGGTCTTGAGCACGTTCTTCCTGCCATCATAGAGCGCATACCTCCACCTCCTGGAAAGAGCTCTTCACCTTTGCGAATGCTTTTATTAGATTCGTACTATGATGAATACAAGGGAGTGATATGCCATGTTGCTGTTGTTGATGGTGTGCTGCACAAGGGGGATAAGATTTCTTCTGCAGCCACTGGTCAAGCTTATGAAGTCTTGGATGTTGGGATCATGCATCCCGAACTTACCAGTACGGGAATTCTTCTTACCGGTCAAGTGGGTTATGTCGTGAGTGGAATGCGTTCTACTAAAGAGGCACGAATTGGGGATACACTTCATCAGAGTAAAACTGTCGTAGAACCCCTTCCAG GTTTTAAGCCTGTAAAGCACATGGTTTTCTCTGGTCTGTATCCAGCAGATGGGTCAGATTTTGATGCACTCAACCATGCAATAGAGAGACTTACGTGTAATGATGCCAGTGTCTCTGTAACTAAGGAGACTAGCACAGCATTAGGGCTTGGTTTTAG GTGTGGTTTCTTAGGATTACTTCACATGGATGTTTTTCATCAGCGGCTTGAACAG GAGTATGGAGCTCATGTTATTTCTACTGTTCCAACGGTGCCCTATATATTTGAATACTCCGATGGAAG CAAAGTTCAAGTTCAGAATCCTTCTGCCTTGCCATCAAATCCCAAGAAGCGAGTGACTGCTGGCTGGGAACCTACAGTATTGGCTACAATTATCATTCCTAGTGA ATATGTTGGGGCTGTAATTACACTTTGTTCTGAACGGAGGGGTCAACAATTAGAGTACTCATTCATTGATAG TCAAAGGGCATTCATGAAGTATCGCTTACCTTTAAGGGAAATTGTTGTTGACTTTTACAATGAATTAAAGAGCATAACATCAGGATATGCATCATTCGATTATGAGGATTCAGA GCTCTTCTTAGTTGGCTGCGCTGATATGTTGAGGTTTTCGAGGTTATGTGATATGATTGCGTCATCCATATATCGATGGATTGATGGATGGGTGTGA
- the LOC120079742 gene encoding translation factor GUF1 homolog, mitochondrial isoform X3, producing MWITASLHWLIVSWSSLVERERGITVKAQTATMFHKHNLVGNNTSEQPPFLINLIDTPGHVDFSYEVSRSLAACQGALLVVDAAQGVQAQTVANFYLAFESNLAIIPVINKIDQPTADPDRVKAQLKSMFDLEPTHALLTSAKTGQGLEHVLPAIIERIPPPPGKSSSPLRMLLLDSYYDEYKGVICHVAVVDGVLHKGDKISSAATGQAYEVLDVGIMHPELTSTGILLTGQVGYVVSGMRSTKEARIGDTLHQSKTVVEPLPGFKPVKHMVFSGLYPADGSDFDALNHAIERLTCNDASVSVTKETSTALGLGFRCGFLGLLHMDVFHQRLEQEYGAHVISTVPTVPYIFEYSDGSKVQVQNPSALPSNPKKRVTAGWEPTVLATIIIPSEYVGAVITLCSERRGQQLEYSFIDSQRAFMKYRLPLREIVVDFYNELKSITSGYASFDYEDSEYQQAELVKLDILLNGQPVDAMATIVHNLKAQRVGRELVEKLKKFIDRQMFEITIQAAIGSKIIARETISAMRKNVLAKCYGGDVTRKRKLLEKQKEGKKRMKRVGSVDIPQEAFNEILKVS from the exons ATGTGGATCACGGCAAGTCTACACTGGCTGATCGTCTCTTGGAGCTCACTG GTGGAGAGGGAGAGGGGAATTACTGTTAAAGCTCAGACTGCAACAATGTTTCACAAGCATAATCTTGTTGGTAATAACACTAGCGAACAGCCTCCATTTTTGATAAACCTTATTGACACCCCTGGCCATGTTGATTTTAGCTATGAAGTATCGAGATCCTTAGCAGCTTGCCAAGGTGCTCTTCTAGTTGTGGATGCTGCCCAAGGTGTCCAAGCACAAACAGTGGCTAATTTTTATCTTGCTTTTGAATCTAATTTAGCAATTATACCAGTTATTAACAAAATTGACCAGCCAACTGCTGATCCTGATCGTGTTAAAGCTCAACTGAAATCAATGTTTGATCTAGAACCTACACATGCTCTGTTGACATCTGCCAAAACGGGGCAAGGTCTTGAGCACGTTCTTCCTGCCATCATAGAGCGCATACCTCCACCTCCTGGAAAGAGCTCTTCACCTTTGCGAATGCTTTTATTAGATTCGTACTATGATGAATACAAGGGAGTGATATGCCATGTTGCTGTTGTTGATGGTGTGCTGCACAAGGGGGATAAGATTTCTTCTGCAGCCACTGGTCAAGCTTATGAAGTCTTGGATGTTGGGATCATGCATCCCGAACTTACCAGTACGGGAATTCTTCTTACCGGTCAAGTGGGTTATGTCGTGAGTGGAATGCGTTCTACTAAAGAGGCACGAATTGGGGATACACTTCATCAGAGTAAAACTGTCGTAGAACCCCTTCCAG GTTTTAAGCCTGTAAAGCACATGGTTTTCTCTGGTCTGTATCCAGCAGATGGGTCAGATTTTGATGCACTCAACCATGCAATAGAGAGACTTACGTGTAATGATGCCAGTGTCTCTGTAACTAAGGAGACTAGCACAGCATTAGGGCTTGGTTTTAG GTGTGGTTTCTTAGGATTACTTCACATGGATGTTTTTCATCAGCGGCTTGAACAG GAGTATGGAGCTCATGTTATTTCTACTGTTCCAACGGTGCCCTATATATTTGAATACTCCGATGGAAG CAAAGTTCAAGTTCAGAATCCTTCTGCCTTGCCATCAAATCCCAAGAAGCGAGTGACTGCTGGCTGGGAACCTACAGTATTGGCTACAATTATCATTCCTAGTGA ATATGTTGGGGCTGTAATTACACTTTGTTCTGAACGGAGGGGTCAACAATTAGAGTACTCATTCATTGATAG TCAAAGGGCATTCATGAAGTATCGCTTACCTTTAAGGGAAATTGTTGTTGACTTTTACAATGAATTAAAGAGCATAACATCAGGATATGCATCATTCGATTATGAGGATTCAGA GTATCAACAGGCAGAGTTGGTGAAACTGGATATTCTATTGAATGGACAGCCAGTTGATGCAATGGCGACTATTGTTCATAATTTGAAGGCACAAAGGGTCGGGCGCGAATTGGTGGAAAAACTGAAGAAGTTCATTGACAG GCAAATGTTCGAGATAACAATACAAGCTGCGATTGGATCTAAGATTATTGCTAGAGAAAC GATTTCGGCTATGAGGAAAAACGTTCTTGCGAAGTGTTATGGTGGGGATGTTACTCGGAAGAGGAAGCTATTGGAGAAACAAAAGGAAGGGAAAAAACGAATGAAACGTGTTGGATCTGTTGATATTCCTCAGGAAGCATTTAATGAAATTCTGAAGGTCTCATAG
- the LOC120079742 gene encoding translation factor GUF1 homolog, mitochondrial isoform X1 codes for MGFLRKTSQNIKPKCFHLWRTSSFLRSIIVNSRLCPHRFALTHSFCSPSRQNVKEVGIDLTQYPPERIRNFSIIAHVDHGKSTLADRLLELTGTIKRGHGQPQYLDKLQVERERGITVKAQTATMFHKHNLVGNNTSEQPPFLINLIDTPGHVDFSYEVSRSLAACQGALLVVDAAQGVQAQTVANFYLAFESNLAIIPVINKIDQPTADPDRVKAQLKSMFDLEPTHALLTSAKTGQGLEHVLPAIIERIPPPPGKSSSPLRMLLLDSYYDEYKGVICHVAVVDGVLHKGDKISSAATGQAYEVLDVGIMHPELTSTGILLTGQVGYVVSGMRSTKEARIGDTLHQSKTVVEPLPGFKPVKHMVFSGLYPADGSDFDALNHAIERLTCNDASVSVTKETSTALGLGFRCGFLGLLHMDVFHQRLEQEYGAHVISTVPTVPYIFEYSDGSKVQVQNPSALPSNPKKRVTAGWEPTVLATIIIPSEYVGAVITLCSERRGQQLEYSFIDSQRAFMKYRLPLREIVVDFYNELKSITSGYASFDYEDSEYQQAELVKLDILLNGQPVDAMATIVHNLKAQRVGRELVEKLKKFIDRQMFEITIQAAIGSKIIARETISAMRKNVLAKCYGGDVTRKRKLLEKQKEGKKRMKRVGSVDIPQEAFNEILKVS; via the exons ATGGGTTTTCTGAGAAAAACGTCTCAAAACATAAAACCTAAATGCTTCCATCTATGGCGAACCTCCTCTTTTCTTAGAAGCATTATTGTAAATTCTAGGCTTTGTCCTCATCGTTtcgctttgacccattcatttTGTTCTCCTTCTCGCCAAAACGTCAAAGAAGTTGGTATTGATTTAACGCAGTACCCTCCCGAACGAATTAGGAACTTTTCTATAATCGCCCATGTGGATCACGGCAAGTCTACACTGGCTGATCGTCTCTTGGAGCTCACTGGTACTATTAAACGAGGTCATGGTCAGCCTCAATACCTCGATAAGTTGCAG GTGGAGAGGGAGAGGGGAATTACTGTTAAAGCTCAGACTGCAACAATGTTTCACAAGCATAATCTTGTTGGTAATAACACTAGCGAACAGCCTCCATTTTTGATAAACCTTATTGACACCCCTGGCCATGTTGATTTTAGCTATGAAGTATCGAGATCCTTAGCAGCTTGCCAAGGTGCTCTTCTAGTTGTGGATGCTGCCCAAGGTGTCCAAGCACAAACAGTGGCTAATTTTTATCTTGCTTTTGAATCTAATTTAGCAATTATACCAGTTATTAACAAAATTGACCAGCCAACTGCTGATCCTGATCGTGTTAAAGCTCAACTGAAATCAATGTTTGATCTAGAACCTACACATGCTCTGTTGACATCTGCCAAAACGGGGCAAGGTCTTGAGCACGTTCTTCCTGCCATCATAGAGCGCATACCTCCACCTCCTGGAAAGAGCTCTTCACCTTTGCGAATGCTTTTATTAGATTCGTACTATGATGAATACAAGGGAGTGATATGCCATGTTGCTGTTGTTGATGGTGTGCTGCACAAGGGGGATAAGATTTCTTCTGCAGCCACTGGTCAAGCTTATGAAGTCTTGGATGTTGGGATCATGCATCCCGAACTTACCAGTACGGGAATTCTTCTTACCGGTCAAGTGGGTTATGTCGTGAGTGGAATGCGTTCTACTAAAGAGGCACGAATTGGGGATACACTTCATCAGAGTAAAACTGTCGTAGAACCCCTTCCAG GTTTTAAGCCTGTAAAGCACATGGTTTTCTCTGGTCTGTATCCAGCAGATGGGTCAGATTTTGATGCACTCAACCATGCAATAGAGAGACTTACGTGTAATGATGCCAGTGTCTCTGTAACTAAGGAGACTAGCACAGCATTAGGGCTTGGTTTTAG GTGTGGTTTCTTAGGATTACTTCACATGGATGTTTTTCATCAGCGGCTTGAACAG GAGTATGGAGCTCATGTTATTTCTACTGTTCCAACGGTGCCCTATATATTTGAATACTCCGATGGAAG CAAAGTTCAAGTTCAGAATCCTTCTGCCTTGCCATCAAATCCCAAGAAGCGAGTGACTGCTGGCTGGGAACCTACAGTATTGGCTACAATTATCATTCCTAGTGA ATATGTTGGGGCTGTAATTACACTTTGTTCTGAACGGAGGGGTCAACAATTAGAGTACTCATTCATTGATAG TCAAAGGGCATTCATGAAGTATCGCTTACCTTTAAGGGAAATTGTTGTTGACTTTTACAATGAATTAAAGAGCATAACATCAGGATATGCATCATTCGATTATGAGGATTCAGA GTATCAACAGGCAGAGTTGGTGAAACTGGATATTCTATTGAATGGACAGCCAGTTGATGCAATGGCGACTATTGTTCATAATTTGAAGGCACAAAGGGTCGGGCGCGAATTGGTGGAAAAACTGAAGAAGTTCATTGACAG GCAAATGTTCGAGATAACAATACAAGCTGCGATTGGATCTAAGATTATTGCTAGAGAAAC GATTTCGGCTATGAGGAAAAACGTTCTTGCGAAGTGTTATGGTGGGGATGTTACTCGGAAGAGGAAGCTATTGGAGAAACAAAAGGAAGGGAAAAAACGAATGAAACGTGTTGGATCTGTTGATATTCCTCAGGAAGCATTTAATGAAATTCTGAAGGTCTCATAG
- the LOC120079742 gene encoding translation factor GUF1 homolog, mitochondrial isoform X5, translating to MFHKHNLVGNNTSEQPPFLINLIDTPGHVDFSYEVSRSLAACQGALLVVDAAQGVQAQTVANFYLAFESNLAIIPVINKIDQPTADPDRVKAQLKSMFDLEPTHALLTSAKTGQGLEHVLPAIIERIPPPPGKSSSPLRMLLLDSYYDEYKGVICHVAVVDGVLHKGDKISSAATGQAYEVLDVGIMHPELTSTGILLTGQVGYVVSGMRSTKEARIGDTLHQSKTVVEPLPGFKPVKHMVFSGLYPADGSDFDALNHAIERLTCNDASVSVTKETSTALGLGFRCGFLGLLHMDVFHQRLEQEYGAHVISTVPTVPYIFEYSDGSKVQVQNPSALPSNPKKRVTAGWEPTVLATIIIPSEYVGAVITLCSERRGQQLEYSFIDSQRAFMKYRLPLREIVVDFYNELKSITSGYASFDYEDSEYQQAELVKLDILLNGQPVDAMATIVHNLKAQRVGRELVEKLKKFIDRQMFEITIQAAIGSKIIARETISAMRKNVLAKCYGGDVTRKRKLLEKQKEGKKRMKRVGSVDIPQEAFNEILKVS from the exons ATGTTTCACAAGCATAATCTTGTTGGTAATAACACTAGCGAACAGCCTCCATTTTTGATAAACCTTATTGACACCCCTGGCCATGTTGATTTTAGCTATGAAGTATCGAGATCCTTAGCAGCTTGCCAAGGTGCTCTTCTAGTTGTGGATGCTGCCCAAGGTGTCCAAGCACAAACAGTGGCTAATTTTTATCTTGCTTTTGAATCTAATTTAGCAATTATACCAGTTATTAACAAAATTGACCAGCCAACTGCTGATCCTGATCGTGTTAAAGCTCAACTGAAATCAATGTTTGATCTAGAACCTACACATGCTCTGTTGACATCTGCCAAAACGGGGCAAGGTCTTGAGCACGTTCTTCCTGCCATCATAGAGCGCATACCTCCACCTCCTGGAAAGAGCTCTTCACCTTTGCGAATGCTTTTATTAGATTCGTACTATGATGAATACAAGGGAGTGATATGCCATGTTGCTGTTGTTGATGGTGTGCTGCACAAGGGGGATAAGATTTCTTCTGCAGCCACTGGTCAAGCTTATGAAGTCTTGGATGTTGGGATCATGCATCCCGAACTTACCAGTACGGGAATTCTTCTTACCGGTCAAGTGGGTTATGTCGTGAGTGGAATGCGTTCTACTAAAGAGGCACGAATTGGGGATACACTTCATCAGAGTAAAACTGTCGTAGAACCCCTTCCAG GTTTTAAGCCTGTAAAGCACATGGTTTTCTCTGGTCTGTATCCAGCAGATGGGTCAGATTTTGATGCACTCAACCATGCAATAGAGAGACTTACGTGTAATGATGCCAGTGTCTCTGTAACTAAGGAGACTAGCACAGCATTAGGGCTTGGTTTTAG GTGTGGTTTCTTAGGATTACTTCACATGGATGTTTTTCATCAGCGGCTTGAACAG GAGTATGGAGCTCATGTTATTTCTACTGTTCCAACGGTGCCCTATATATTTGAATACTCCGATGGAAG CAAAGTTCAAGTTCAGAATCCTTCTGCCTTGCCATCAAATCCCAAGAAGCGAGTGACTGCTGGCTGGGAACCTACAGTATTGGCTACAATTATCATTCCTAGTGA ATATGTTGGGGCTGTAATTACACTTTGTTCTGAACGGAGGGGTCAACAATTAGAGTACTCATTCATTGATAG TCAAAGGGCATTCATGAAGTATCGCTTACCTTTAAGGGAAATTGTTGTTGACTTTTACAATGAATTAAAGAGCATAACATCAGGATATGCATCATTCGATTATGAGGATTCAGA GTATCAACAGGCAGAGTTGGTGAAACTGGATATTCTATTGAATGGACAGCCAGTTGATGCAATGGCGACTATTGTTCATAATTTGAAGGCACAAAGGGTCGGGCGCGAATTGGTGGAAAAACTGAAGAAGTTCATTGACAG GCAAATGTTCGAGATAACAATACAAGCTGCGATTGGATCTAAGATTATTGCTAGAGAAAC GATTTCGGCTATGAGGAAAAACGTTCTTGCGAAGTGTTATGGTGGGGATGTTACTCGGAAGAGGAAGCTATTGGAGAAACAAAAGGAAGGGAAAAAACGAATGAAACGTGTTGGATCTGTTGATATTCCTCAGGAAGCATTTAATGAAATTCTGAAGGTCTCATAG
- the LOC120079742 gene encoding translation factor GUF1 homolog, mitochondrial isoform X4 yields the protein MGFLRKTSQNIKPKCFHLWRTSSFLRSIIVNSRLCPHRFALTHSFCSPSRQNVKEVGIDLTQYPPERIRNFSIIAHVDHGKSTLADRLLELTGTIKRGHGQPQYLDKLQVERERGITVKAQTATMFHKHNLVGNNTSEQPPFLINLIDTPGHVDFSYEVSRSLAACQGALLVVDAAQGVQAQTVANFYLAFESNLAIIPVINKIDQPTADPDRVKAQLKSMFDLEPTHALLTSAKTGQGLEHVLPAIIERIPPPPGKSSSPLRMLLLDSYYDEYKGVICHVAVVDGVLHKGDKISSAATGQAYEVLDVGIMHPELTSTGILLTGQVGYVVSGMRSTKEARIGDTLHQSKTVVEPLPGFKPVKHMVFSGLYPADGSDFDALNHAIERLTCNDASVSVTKETSTALGLGFRCGFLGLLHMDVFHQRLEQEYGAHVISTVPTVPYIFEYSDGSKVQVQNPSALPSNPKKRVTAGWEPTVLATIIIPSEYVGAVITLCSERRGQQLEYSFIDSQRAFMKYRLPLREIVVDFYNELKSITSGYASFDYEDSDSVKT from the exons ATGGGTTTTCTGAGAAAAACGTCTCAAAACATAAAACCTAAATGCTTCCATCTATGGCGAACCTCCTCTTTTCTTAGAAGCATTATTGTAAATTCTAGGCTTTGTCCTCATCGTTtcgctttgacccattcatttTGTTCTCCTTCTCGCCAAAACGTCAAAGAAGTTGGTATTGATTTAACGCAGTACCCTCCCGAACGAATTAGGAACTTTTCTATAATCGCCCATGTGGATCACGGCAAGTCTACACTGGCTGATCGTCTCTTGGAGCTCACTGGTACTATTAAACGAGGTCATGGTCAGCCTCAATACCTCGATAAGTTGCAG GTGGAGAGGGAGAGGGGAATTACTGTTAAAGCTCAGACTGCAACAATGTTTCACAAGCATAATCTTGTTGGTAATAACACTAGCGAACAGCCTCCATTTTTGATAAACCTTATTGACACCCCTGGCCATGTTGATTTTAGCTATGAAGTATCGAGATCCTTAGCAGCTTGCCAAGGTGCTCTTCTAGTTGTGGATGCTGCCCAAGGTGTCCAAGCACAAACAGTGGCTAATTTTTATCTTGCTTTTGAATCTAATTTAGCAATTATACCAGTTATTAACAAAATTGACCAGCCAACTGCTGATCCTGATCGTGTTAAAGCTCAACTGAAATCAATGTTTGATCTAGAACCTACACATGCTCTGTTGACATCTGCCAAAACGGGGCAAGGTCTTGAGCACGTTCTTCCTGCCATCATAGAGCGCATACCTCCACCTCCTGGAAAGAGCTCTTCACCTTTGCGAATGCTTTTATTAGATTCGTACTATGATGAATACAAGGGAGTGATATGCCATGTTGCTGTTGTTGATGGTGTGCTGCACAAGGGGGATAAGATTTCTTCTGCAGCCACTGGTCAAGCTTATGAAGTCTTGGATGTTGGGATCATGCATCCCGAACTTACCAGTACGGGAATTCTTCTTACCGGTCAAGTGGGTTATGTCGTGAGTGGAATGCGTTCTACTAAAGAGGCACGAATTGGGGATACACTTCATCAGAGTAAAACTGTCGTAGAACCCCTTCCAG GTTTTAAGCCTGTAAAGCACATGGTTTTCTCTGGTCTGTATCCAGCAGATGGGTCAGATTTTGATGCACTCAACCATGCAATAGAGAGACTTACGTGTAATGATGCCAGTGTCTCTGTAACTAAGGAGACTAGCACAGCATTAGGGCTTGGTTTTAG GTGTGGTTTCTTAGGATTACTTCACATGGATGTTTTTCATCAGCGGCTTGAACAG GAGTATGGAGCTCATGTTATTTCTACTGTTCCAACGGTGCCCTATATATTTGAATACTCCGATGGAAG CAAAGTTCAAGTTCAGAATCCTTCTGCCTTGCCATCAAATCCCAAGAAGCGAGTGACTGCTGGCTGGGAACCTACAGTATTGGCTACAATTATCATTCCTAGTGA ATATGTTGGGGCTGTAATTACACTTTGTTCTGAACGGAGGGGTCAACAATTAGAGTACTCATTCATTGATAG TCAAAGGGCATTCATGAAGTATCGCTTACCTTTAAGGGAAATTGTTGTTGACTTTTACAATGAATTAAAGAGCATAACATCAGGATATGCATCATTCGATTATGAGGATTCAGA TTCTGTGAAAACCTGA